The sequence ATCTGCAAGAACCAAAATAAAAGAAGCAGGTCTCAAAGTATTAGATCATGGTACAATTCCAGGCATTCCAGGGATTTTACTAAATGAAGGCAGGATGTCAAATCAAGATGTCATCGTAATAATTTTTCATACAACTGGAAACGGGCCAGATTTCAAATCAAGTGCAAATCTATGTATGGCAATGTCAAAATTAATCCCAGGTGCATCTTGTGATATATCATCACTAGAAAAAGAAGCAGAGAAAGCTGAAGGCATTATTAAAGAAGCTCAAGAAGAGTCAAAAAATCTCAAAGACTCCATGTATAGATAATAAACCACATCAAGTTTATTTCAGAATCAGATAATTGAAAAAGAGTGATTCAAATTTTTGAATTTGCAATTATTGTAATCGTTATTTCGGCATCAGGAGTAATGGCCCCAGGACCATTATTTACTGCAAATATATCATATGGATTACGAGAAGGGACCAAATCAGGGGTTAAAATGGCAATAGGCCATACAATTGTAGAATTTCCTTTAGTTATTTTATTAGGAATTGGAGTTTTTTCTTTAGAATCATTTCCAGAATTTAGAACTATAATTTCAATTGTAGGAGCAATTACACTTTTCATTTTTGCATTTGTTCAAATCAAAAATACATTACAAAATAACAAAAACATTACATCAATTCCAAAACATGGGCCATTACTTACTGGAATTGTACTTAGCGCACTAAATCCATTTTTTATAATTTGGTGGTTAACTATAGGATTCAAACTAATTTCAGATGCAATGTTAATGTGGGCATTTTCAGGCATATTAATAGTATTTTTCCTACACATATGGATGGATTATGTGTGGTTGGGAGGGATTTCATTTCTAGCATCCAAAAGTTCACAAATATTATCAAATAGAAACTACAAAATCATAATGGTGGG comes from Nitrosopumilus oxyclinae and encodes:
- a CDS encoding LysE family transporter, encoding MAPGPLFTANISYGLREGTKSGVKMAIGHTIVEFPLVILLGIGVFSLESFPEFRTIISIVGAITLFIFAFVQIKNTLQNNKNITSIPKHGPLLTGIVLSALNPFFIIWWLTIGFKLISDAMLMWAFSGILIVFFLHIWMDYVWLGGISFLASKSSQILSNRNYKIIMVGLSLLLVYFGIIFLLDISP